One segment of Bacillus sp. 2205SS5-2 DNA contains the following:
- a CDS encoding DEAD/DEAH box helicase produces MLKTNSYHLNISPSQDGTFFLTVKDPTGMIISPKDWRKQFFVWHEESFFGTMFKPSKVGGEEGLVIPSYHLLTLFGNEGFSRLIQWDWGELANLLLMVSTPMLDSISQGSFLPTFSNQKIQWRVPEDVWDEFGEDFWQQSATENMSARELVTQWFQESVAQYIQYSPQFKRLAHSLSLLENSELTSTDIAAYFDEKRWSEWIGLSEPEHPFSIGLRLSEPDDETQPWQLTAILKDPSSETLYESNSKEPLPRGWKKHLPAVKEEQQRWIAVFPELNAHGKLKTDLSEHEAWEFLTVTSEKLLALGVDIFLPSWWLAMKEANMTVKAKVKNSESSYRPSFVGMNAVLDFDWRVSMNGTDLSEKDFNSLVSEQRRLVQINGQWMSLDPAMIRRIQELMEKAKKDGLRIQDLLEQELGTREKTADEEEEYDPRLFANIQIELNRSLKKMVSQLQNLAEIPMIETPDTLLGTLRPYQQQGTSWLLFLRSFGFGAVLADDMGLGKTIQLISYLLAVKEQEALEAPALIIAPTSVLGNWQKELEKFSPSLNVLLHYGSNRAKGEAFTASLDGVDVVVTSYGLSHLDEEEIAEVKWSTIALDEAQNIKNSSTKQSRAIRKLQSGHHIALTGTPMENRLSELWSIFDFANKGFLGTFAQFQKHYILPIEKEDSREKISELQGKIKPFLLRRTKKDPDVELNLPDKLEQKEYCPLTPEQASLYEQLIQDTFDQINKLKGIERKGLILQMINRLKQLCNHPALYLKEPQPKHTLSRSYKLAKLVDVLENVLESGEACLIFTQYISMGEMIQTLLKEQFDIDVPFLNGSMPKQKRDQLVEDFQSGKYPVFLLSLKAGGTGLNLTAANHVIHYDRWWNPAVENQATDRAYRIGQNRFVHVHKLITSGTLEEKIDMMLEKKQALNDDIIQSDSWITELSDHDLKDLLTLK; encoded by the coding sequence ATGCTTAAAACGAATAGCTATCATTTAAATATCAGCCCCTCACAGGACGGAACGTTTTTTCTAACGGTGAAAGATCCTACAGGAATGATTATTTCGCCAAAAGATTGGCGCAAGCAATTCTTCGTTTGGCATGAAGAAAGCTTCTTTGGAACGATGTTTAAGCCCTCCAAAGTTGGCGGCGAAGAAGGGCTGGTCATTCCGAGCTATCATCTGCTGACTCTGTTTGGCAATGAAGGCTTCAGTCGCCTCATTCAATGGGACTGGGGCGAGCTTGCCAATCTGCTCCTGATGGTCTCGACACCAATGCTCGACTCGATTTCTCAAGGAAGCTTTCTTCCCACTTTTTCGAATCAAAAAATTCAGTGGCGCGTCCCAGAAGACGTCTGGGATGAATTTGGCGAAGATTTTTGGCAGCAGTCTGCCACCGAAAACATGTCTGCGCGTGAACTGGTGACCCAGTGGTTTCAAGAAAGCGTTGCACAATATATTCAATATTCTCCGCAGTTCAAGCGCTTGGCTCATTCGCTTTCCTTATTGGAAAATAGTGAATTGACGTCAACTGATATCGCGGCCTATTTTGATGAAAAGCGCTGGAGTGAATGGATTGGCTTAAGCGAGCCCGAACACCCCTTTTCAATCGGACTGCGTTTGTCGGAGCCTGACGATGAAACTCAACCTTGGCAATTAACAGCAATTTTAAAGGATCCATCATCAGAAACCCTTTACGAGTCGAACAGCAAGGAACCATTGCCACGTGGATGGAAAAAACATTTGCCGGCCGTAAAAGAAGAGCAACAACGCTGGATCGCAGTTTTTCCTGAACTCAACGCTCATGGTAAACTGAAAACAGACTTATCAGAACATGAAGCCTGGGAATTTTTAACGGTTACGAGTGAAAAACTCCTCGCTCTTGGCGTTGACATTTTCCTCCCTTCCTGGTGGCTAGCCATGAAAGAAGCCAATATGACCGTCAAGGCGAAAGTGAAAAACAGTGAAAGCTCGTATCGTCCGTCCTTTGTAGGCATGAATGCCGTGCTCGATTTTGACTGGCGAGTCTCGATGAACGGGACGGACCTATCGGAAAAAGACTTCAACTCACTCGTCAGCGAGCAGCGCCGCCTAGTGCAGATTAACGGACAATGGATGAGCCTTGATCCTGCGATGATTCGCCGCATCCAAGAGTTAATGGAAAAAGCGAAAAAAGATGGCTTACGCATTCAAGATTTACTGGAGCAAGAACTGGGAACCCGCGAGAAAACAGCCGATGAGGAAGAAGAATACGATCCTCGCCTATTTGCCAACATCCAAATTGAATTAAATCGTTCGTTGAAAAAAATGGTAAGTCAGCTGCAAAACTTAGCGGAAATTCCGATGATAGAAACGCCTGATACCTTACTCGGCACACTGCGTCCGTACCAACAACAAGGCACAAGCTGGCTCTTATTTTTACGAAGCTTCGGCTTTGGTGCTGTGCTCGCAGATGATATGGGACTCGGAAAAACAATTCAGCTCATCTCGTATTTGCTAGCCGTCAAGGAACAAGAGGCGCTAGAAGCACCCGCGCTCATTATCGCTCCGACATCCGTGTTAGGAAACTGGCAAAAAGAGTTGGAAAAATTCTCCCCTTCGCTAAACGTGTTGCTTCATTATGGAAGCAACCGCGCCAAAGGAGAAGCGTTCACTGCGAGTTTAGATGGTGTTGATGTTGTTGTCACCTCCTATGGATTGAGTCATTTAGATGAGGAAGAAATCGCCGAGGTGAAATGGAGCACCATCGCTCTCGATGAAGCGCAAAACATTAAAAACTCATCAACCAAACAATCGCGGGCGATCCGCAAGCTCCAAAGCGGTCATCATATTGCCTTAACCGGTACACCAATGGAAAATCGTCTTTCTGAGCTGTGGTCGATTTTTGATTTTGCCAATAAAGGCTTCCTTGGTACCTTTGCTCAATTTCAAAAACACTATATTTTACCGATTGAAAAAGAAGATTCTCGTGAGAAAATTAGTGAGCTTCAAGGAAAAATCAAACCGTTTCTGCTGCGCCGGACGAAGAAAGACCCCGACGTCGAGCTGAATTTACCGGATAAACTGGAACAAAAGGAATACTGTCCGCTCACACCCGAGCAGGCCTCTCTTTATGAGCAGCTTATTCAGGACACTTTCGATCAAATAAATAAGCTCAAAGGCATTGAGCGTAAAGGCCTCATTCTGCAAATGATTAATCGACTGAAGCAGCTTTGCAACCATCCAGCCCTATACTTAAAGGAACCACAACCAAAACATACGCTGTCTCGCTCTTATAAGTTAGCAAAGCTCGTCGATGTGCTGGAAAACGTGCTGGAATCTGGTGAAGCCTGTCTGATTTTCACGCAATACATTTCCATGGGTGAAATGATACAAACGCTACTGAAAGAACAATTCGACATCGATGTGCCGTTCCTCAACGGCTCGATGCCAAAACAAAAACGAGATCAACTCGTCGAAGATTTCCAAAGCGGAAAGTATCCCGTCTTCCTGCTCTCCCTAAAAGCGGGCGGAACCGGTCTCAACTTAACCGCTGCCAATCACGTCATTCACTATGATCGCTGGTGGAATCCGGCAGTCGAAAACCAAGCAACCGACCGAGCCTACCGAATCGGCCAAAACCGCTTCGTTCACGTGCACAAGCTCATCACATCCGGTACTCTCGAAGAAAAAATCGACATGATGCTCGAGAAAAAACAAGCACTCAACGACGACATCATCCAAAGCGATTCCTGGATTACCGAGCTATCTGATCATGATTTAAAAGACTTACTTACATTGAAATAA